From one Triticum urartu cultivar G1812 chromosome 3, Tu2.1, whole genome shotgun sequence genomic stretch:
- the LOC125546268 gene encoding MACPF domain-containing protein At4g24290: protein MAPRDSKEMLLQRAAESAIRSIGLGYDVAADVRLKFCKQRGSPDPSLIELDRDGTQDIVLPGSLTTVAGVPKSIKCDKGERMRFRSDVLSFQQMSEQFNRELSLSGKIPSGLFNNMFEFTGSWQKDAASTKSLAFDGWCITLYTVALSKAQIVLRDHVKQAVPSTWEPAALARFIQKFGTHIVVGVKMGGKDVIYLKQQHSSSLQAVDVQKRLKEMSDRRFLDANGQSDISFRDAYGKEDKSDRREQRLRFVESSPLNSYASKEDLVVLPRRRGGRDKDMISHSEWLSSVQSEPDVISMSFIPITSLLNGVPGSGFLNHAINLYLRYKPPIEELHQFLEFQLPRQWAPVYSDLPLGPQRKKQSSASLPVNFIGPTLYVCTNMVDVGKRPITGLRLFLEGKKSNKLAIHLQHLCSLPQIIQLEDDPYNNRTPEPFDRKYVEPIGSWKRFSHVCTAPVESEDASIVTGARLEVISQGFKKILFLRLHFSKVVNAHSVRQPEWEGSPNLIQKSGLISTLISTHFSTAVQKPMPRPADVNINSAVYPGGPPAPVQPPKLLKFVDTTEMVRGPQDLPGYWVVSGAKLHLERGKISLRVRYSLLTAMLPDDEDYSLDDEF from the exons ATGGCGCCTAGGGACAGCAAGGAGATGCTGCTGCAGAGGGCCGCCGAGTCCGCCATCCGCTCCATCGGCCTCGGCTACGACGTCGCCGCCGACGTCCGGCTCAAGTTCTGCAAGCAGCGCGGCTCGCCCGACCCGTCGCTCATCGAGCTCGACCGCGATGGGACCCAGGACATCGTTCTCCCCGGCAGCCTGACCACGGTCGCCGGCGTGCCCAAGTCCATCAAGTGCGACAAGGGGGAGCGGATGCGGTTCCGGTCCGATGTCCTGTCGTTCCAGCAG ATGTCGGAGCAATTCAACCGGGAGTTATCTTTGTCTGGAAAAATTCCATCTGGCCTGTTCAATAATATGTTTGAATTTACTGGCTCCTGGCAGAAAGATGCTGCGAGTACCAAGTCACTTGCTTTTGATGGTTGGTGTATCACACTATATACTGTTGCACTCTCGAAGGCACAAATTGTACTACGAGATCATGTTAAGCAGGCTGTTCCATCAACCTGGGAACCTGCTGCTTTGGCAAG GTTCATTCAAAAATTTGGGACACATATAGTCGTTGGTGTTAAAATGGGAGGGAAGGATGTAATTTATTTGAAACAACAGCATTCATCAAGCTTGCAAGCCGTTGATGTTCAAAAACGATTGAAGGAGATGTCTGACAGGAGATTTCTTGATGCAAATGGGCAATCTGACATTAGTTTCAGGGATGCGTATGGGAAGGAGGATAAG AGTGACAGAAGAGAGCAGCGACTGAGATTTGTGGAGTCTAGTCCACTAAATTCTTATGCTTCGAAGGAG GATTTGGTAGTGCTGCCTAGGCGAAGAGGTGGAAGGGATAAAGATATGATCTCTCATAGCGAGTGGCTGAGTAGTGTTCAATCAGAACCTGATGTTATCTCGATGTCTTTTATACCTATTACTTCATTGTTGAATGGAGTTCCTGGTAGTGGCTTTCTGAATCATGCAATTAATCTGTACCTTCGTT ATAAGCCCCCAATTGAGGAATTGCACCAGTTTTTGGAGTTCCAGCTTCCAAGGCAGTGGGCACCAGTTTATAGTGACCTCCCTCTCGGTCCTCAGAGGAAAAAGCAAAGCAGTGCATCTTTGCCAGTAAATTTTATTGGTCCAACACTTTATGTTTGTACCAACATG GTTGATGTGGGCAAAAGACCAATTACGGGGCTCCGGTTGTTTCTTGAAGGAAAGAAGAGTAACAAATTAGCTATCCATCTCCAACATCTCTGTTCTCTTCCCCAGATTATCCAGCTCGAAGACGACCCTTACAACAACCGAACTCCAGAACCATTTGACCGCAAATACGTGGAACCAATAGGATCGTGGAAGCGCTTCTCCCACGTCTGCACAGCGCCAGTGGAGTCAGAGGACGCTTCCATCGTCACGGGAGCACGTTTAGAAGTGATCAGCCAGGGCTTCAAGAAGATACTGTTCCTCCGGCTGCACTTCTCCAAGGTCGTGAACGCCCACTCCGTCAGGCAGCCTGAGTGGGAGGGGTCCCCGAACCTAATCCAGAAGTCAGGCCTCATCTCGACACTCATCAGCACACACTTCTCCACGGCGGTGCAGAAGCCAATGCCCCGCCCTGCTGACGTGAATATCAACTCGGCGGTGTACCCCGGGGGCCCGCCCGCCCCGGTGCAGCCCCCGAAGCTGCTCAAGTTCGTGGACACGACGGAGATGGTGCGCGGGCCGCAGGACCTGCCGGGGTACTGGGTGGTGTCGGGTGCCAAGCTTCACCTCGAGAGGGGCAAGATATCCCTGCGGGTGCGGTACTCGCTCCTGACGGCAATGCTGCCCGATGACGAGGATTACTCGCTTGATGACGAGTTCTAG